One stretch of Aeromicrobium fastidiosum DNA includes these proteins:
- a CDS encoding MotA/TolQ/ExbB proton channel family protein, whose product MSDTIYDIIFRVAEVLELPVVILTLLALATTLVEVGAFIAELVKRRGRTFAQLSKAGASARRAVDEKRYDEARALLQTAAWSTPVGKAFTVLVDAVAQPGADTRIAKELADFDFGRQARLSRTRLLVRLGPALGLMGTLIPLAPALDGLARGDVDALTENLRLAFSITVLGILIGVIALALSLFRERRYGQDFSDLEYVAAILTDDGSAAASIAAPAPASSTAPASATAPLPSLVPPAPPTPAGPTPAPAPKDPGGTS is encoded by the coding sequence ATGAGCGACACGATCTACGACATCATCTTCCGCGTCGCGGAGGTGCTCGAGCTGCCGGTGGTCATCCTGACGCTGCTGGCCCTCGCCACAACCCTGGTCGAGGTGGGTGCCTTCATCGCCGAGCTCGTCAAGCGGCGCGGGCGCACGTTCGCGCAGCTGTCGAAGGCCGGTGCGTCGGCGCGCCGCGCCGTGGACGAGAAGCGGTACGACGAGGCCCGGGCGCTGCTGCAGACCGCCGCGTGGAGCACGCCGGTCGGCAAGGCGTTCACGGTGCTCGTCGACGCCGTCGCCCAGCCCGGAGCCGACACCCGCATCGCCAAGGAGCTCGCCGACTTCGACTTCGGCCGGCAGGCCCGACTCTCCCGCACCCGCCTGCTGGTGCGCCTCGGCCCCGCGCTGGGCCTGATGGGCACGCTGATACCTCTCGCCCCTGCGCTCGACGGCCTGGCCCGCGGCGACGTCGACGCGCTCACCGAGAACCTGCGCCTCGCCTTCAGCATCACGGTGCTGGGCATCCTGATCGGCGTGATCGCCCTGGCACTGTCGCTGTTCCGCGAACGACGGTACGGGCAGGACTTCTCCGATCTCGAGTACGTCGCGGCGATCCTGACCGACGACGGATCGGCAGCCGCGTCGATCGCGGCTCCTGCGCCGGCGTCGTCGACCGCTCCTGCCTCGGCCACCGCTCCCCTGCCGTCCCTGGTGCCACCTGCCCCGCCCACGCCAGCGGGTCCGACACCGGCTCCGGCTCCGAAGGACCCCGGAGGTACCTCGTGA
- a CDS encoding rubredoxin: MARFICPNCEYVYDETTGNPREGWAAGTAFADIDPDWTCPDCGVREQVDFLPIEQFVRNDQDGHIIAAETRAATPTTGDPS; encoded by the coding sequence ATGGCACGGTTCATCTGCCCCAACTGCGAGTACGTCTACGACGAGACGACCGGCAACCCCCGCGAGGGCTGGGCAGCCGGCACGGCCTTCGCCGACATCGACCCCGACTGGACGTGCCCCGACTGCGGCGTGCGCGAGCAGGTCGACTTCCTGCCGATCGAGCAGTTCGTCCGCAACGACCAGGACGGCCACATCATCGCCGCCGAGACCCGCGCCGCCACCCCCACCACAGGAGACCCGTCATGA
- a CDS encoding TetR/AcrR family transcriptional regulator translates to MTEPSRTPVRERLLDAAQAVIESSGWAAVTMSGVAGAAGVSRQTVYNEFGTKHGLAEHLALRELQRFLTVVSTRMRAEADILDGIRAACEGTLQLGEESLLVRTIVGTAPASRDNDFLTILTTESGEIVDAAVMVVQQTIDELYPPTGLDADELRTVVEAMVRLVLSSLTRPSRPPVAAAADIAWIVGMVLDGAAVRRPATG, encoded by the coding sequence GTGACCGAGCCCTCGCGCACCCCGGTGCGCGAACGGCTGCTCGACGCCGCGCAGGCGGTCATTGAGTCGTCGGGGTGGGCGGCGGTCACGATGTCGGGCGTGGCCGGTGCCGCGGGCGTCAGCCGCCAGACCGTCTACAACGAGTTCGGCACCAAGCACGGCCTGGCCGAGCACCTGGCCCTGCGCGAGCTGCAGCGGTTCCTGACCGTCGTGAGCACCCGCATGCGGGCCGAGGCCGACATCCTCGACGGCATCCGGGCGGCCTGCGAGGGCACCCTGCAGCTGGGCGAGGAGAGCCTGCTCGTCCGCACGATCGTCGGCACGGCTCCTGCATCGCGCGACAACGACTTCCTGACCATCCTGACGACCGAGTCCGGCGAGATCGTCGACGCCGCCGTCATGGTGGTGCAGCAGACCATCGACGAGCTGTACCCGCCGACCGGTCTCGACGCCGACGAGCTGCGTACCGTCGTCGAGGCGATGGTGCGCCTCGTGCTGTCGTCCTTGACCCGCCCGTCGCGGCCACCGGTCGCGGCAGCCGCCGACATCGCCTGGATCGTCGGCATGGTGCTCGACGGGGCGGCGGTCAGGCGACCGGCCACCGGGTAG
- a CDS encoding NAD(P)/FAD-dependent oxidoreductase produces MTRTVIVGTGIAGVSAAAAMRAAGYEGAVHLVGDEPELPYRRPPVSKEIVRGDKTADEIRIKKAEWYADHGITLMTGRRAVEIDAPSRAVVLDDGEALPFEQLLLATGGRARNPWDASGVRTLRGLADVPRLAAELAAGASVVIVGAGLIGSEIAASARGAGCEVTLLETADLPLPRLLPPELGEMYVDIHRREGTELHTGVTVESIVDTGDGTVVRASDGRTWTASVAVVAVGMEPCTELAERAGIALASSGDGGGILVDALGRTSLEGVFAAGDVANQPRPVLGGRHRVEHWQGAQNHGTAVGKVMAGGDEPFAEVPWCWSDQYGLNLQVAGWPEGSHDLVVDGSLAERDFIAYLLDDGVVRGAVSIGRPRDVRSARGWIAAGARLDAMTVDVQAP; encoded by the coding sequence ATGACACGCACCGTCATCGTCGGCACGGGCATCGCGGGGGTCAGCGCGGCCGCCGCCATGCGGGCAGCCGGCTACGAAGGCGCGGTGCACCTCGTGGGCGACGAGCCCGAGCTGCCCTACCGCCGACCGCCGGTCTCCAAGGAGATCGTCCGCGGCGACAAGACGGCCGACGAGATCCGCATCAAGAAGGCCGAGTGGTACGCCGACCACGGCATCACCCTCATGACCGGGCGTCGCGCCGTCGAGATCGACGCCCCCAGCCGTGCTGTCGTGCTGGACGACGGCGAGGCGCTGCCGTTCGAGCAGCTGCTCCTCGCGACAGGTGGCCGGGCGCGCAACCCGTGGGACGCCTCGGGCGTGCGGACGTTGCGCGGTCTCGCCGACGTCCCGCGCCTCGCGGCCGAGCTCGCCGCGGGAGCGTCGGTCGTCATCGTCGGAGCCGGGCTGATCGGCTCGGAGATCGCCGCCAGCGCGCGCGGGGCGGGCTGCGAGGTCACGCTGCTCGAGACCGCCGATCTGCCGCTGCCGAGGCTCCTGCCACCCGAGCTCGGTGAGATGTACGTCGACATCCACCGTCGCGAAGGCACCGAGCTGCACACCGGCGTGACGGTGGAGTCGATCGTCGACACCGGCGACGGCACGGTCGTCCGCGCCAGCGACGGACGCACGTGGACCGCGAGCGTCGCGGTCGTGGCGGTCGGCATGGAGCCGTGCACCGAGCTGGCCGAGCGCGCCGGCATCGCCCTGGCATCGTCCGGCGACGGCGGCGGCATCCTCGTCGACGCCCTCGGCCGCACCTCGCTCGAGGGCGTGTTCGCGGCCGGCGACGTCGCCAACCAGCCACGCCCCGTGCTGGGCGGCCGCCATCGCGTCGAGCATTGGCAGGGCGCGCAGAACCACGGCACCGCGGTCGGCAAGGTCATGGCCGGAGGTGACGAGCCCTTCGCGGAGGTGCCGTGGTGCTGGTCCGACCAGTACGGCCTCAACCTCCAGGTCGCCGGTTGGCCGGAGGGTTCGCACGACCTGGTCGTCGACGGCTCGCTGGCCGAGCGCGACTTCATCGCCTACCTCCTCGACGACGGCGTGGTGCGCGGAGCCGTCTCGATCGGACGTCCCCGCGACGTCAGGTCGGCTCGCGGGTGGATCGCCGCAGGTGCGAGGCTGGACGCCATGACCGTCGACGTCCAGGCCCCGTGA
- a CDS encoding TadE/TadG family type IV pilus assembly protein yields MVEFALVLPVFVALVFGIVSYGYMLSYRQALGQAASEGARAVAIVPSGMDTATKTTKSRTAINDALGGYGVTCSGTNLVHGSSTDGTCSIQPNVACPADATRRCAVVTVTHAYRANPLVPSFPGLGVTLPQNLTYTSVVEVN; encoded by the coding sequence ATGGTCGAGTTCGCGCTGGTGCTGCCGGTGTTCGTGGCACTGGTCTTCGGCATCGTCAGCTACGGCTACATGCTGAGCTATCGCCAGGCGCTCGGGCAGGCCGCGAGCGAGGGTGCGCGGGCGGTGGCGATCGTGCCGTCGGGCATGGACACCGCCACCAAGACGACCAAGTCCCGGACGGCGATCAACGACGCCCTGGGCGGTTACGGCGTGACCTGCTCCGGCACCAACCTCGTGCACGGCAGCTCGACCGACGGCACCTGCAGCATCCAGCCCAACGTCGCGTGCCCTGCTGATGCGACACGCCGGTGCGCGGTCGTCACCGTGACGCACGCCTACCGCGCCAACCCGCTGGTGCCGTCGTTCCCGGGTCTGGGTGTCACCCTGCCGCAGAACCTCACCTACACGTCCGTGGTCGAGGTGAACTGA
- a CDS encoding pilus assembly protein TadG-related protein, which yields MTRRDERDERGAILVMAVLLMTVVLTFTAFAVDLGTQRVARRDMQSLADSAAMDLARQLKGRTASVILADPKFAAVKTQAVEQNKTVGRPPTLTVALGTVSNTTGVFTPVSGGAVPTAVQVIAATSVGFAFAPGDGKAARPAVATSADPTMCFSASSSELSLNSSTGALGPLLDLILKTQLNVLSPAGLLTVKDTVVPLADLAVALGVGTPQAVLATTVSTRDFVLATATALSKNGYTVQAAALQAIGLQISGGTVDIGKILNLETANSAGLSALVNVFDLVTAAVFASNGTNALNVKNLGVGLPGAERLLDLTAIIVEPPQIACGKAGITAKSAQVKVHVKSTVDPLSIGAASVVMELDLEMGRGEATLKSIACGSPSGAVITAKTGAVLGVGTLNVGVLQNLGLLFGDALLSVKSKLTATGAVGGPTDLTFTPPTVTTRSVSGSGVLGLAISDSKIGLMDGTFVGDVLGAIINPLLGGIINTIINPLVAANGPIDKLLSALIYPVFKLLGVQVAKTDVTAPGSPDCSTVKLVG from the coding sequence ATGACGCGACGTGACGAGCGCGACGAGCGCGGCGCGATCCTGGTGATGGCGGTGCTGCTCATGACGGTGGTGCTGACGTTCACGGCGTTCGCCGTCGACCTCGGCACCCAGCGCGTGGCGCGCCGTGACATGCAGTCGCTGGCGGACTCCGCGGCGATGGACCTCGCCCGCCAGCTCAAGGGCCGCACGGCATCGGTGATCCTCGCCGACCCCAAGTTCGCAGCGGTCAAGACCCAGGCGGTCGAGCAGAACAAGACCGTCGGCCGCCCGCCGACGTTGACCGTGGCCCTCGGCACGGTCAGCAACACGACGGGTGTCTTCACGCCGGTGTCGGGCGGTGCCGTTCCGACGGCCGTGCAGGTCATCGCGGCGACCTCGGTGGGCTTCGCCTTCGCGCCCGGCGACGGCAAGGCCGCGCGCCCGGCCGTCGCGACGAGCGCCGATCCGACGATGTGCTTCTCGGCCTCGTCGAGCGAGCTGTCGCTGAACAGCTCGACCGGTGCCCTGGGCCCCCTGCTCGACCTGATCCTCAAGACGCAGCTCAACGTGCTGAGCCCGGCGGGGCTGCTGACCGTCAAGGACACCGTGGTGCCGTTGGCCGACCTGGCTGTCGCCCTGGGCGTCGGCACGCCGCAGGCGGTGCTGGCCACGACCGTCAGCACCCGGGACTTCGTGCTGGCCACGGCCACTGCGCTGTCGAAGAACGGCTACACCGTCCAGGCGGCAGCGCTGCAGGCGATCGGCCTGCAGATCTCGGGAGGAACAGTCGACATCGGCAAGATCCTCAACCTCGAGACCGCCAACTCCGCAGGGCTGTCGGCCCTGGTCAACGTGTTCGACCTCGTGACGGCGGCGGTCTTCGCGTCCAACGGCACCAACGCCCTCAACGTCAAGAACCTCGGCGTGGGCCTGCCCGGGGCCGAGCGGCTCCTGGACCTCACGGCCATCATCGTCGAGCCGCCGCAGATCGCCTGTGGCAAGGCCGGCATCACGGCCAAGAGCGCCCAGGTCAAGGTCCACGTCAAGTCGACCGTCGACCCGCTCAGCATCGGTGCCGCCTCCGTCGTGATGGAGCTCGACCTCGAGATGGGACGCGGCGAGGCCACGCTCAAGAGCATCGCGTGCGGGTCCCCGAGCGGAGCCGTCATCACCGCCAAGACCGGGGCGGTCCTCGGAGTCGGCACGTTGAACGTCGGGGTGCTGCAGAATCTCGGCCTCCTGTTCGGCGATGCGCTCCTGTCGGTGAAGTCGAAGCTCACGGCGACCGGTGCCGTGGGTGGACCGACCGATCTCACGTTCACGCCACCGACCGTCACCACGCGATCGGTCTCAGGATCCGGGGTGCTCGGCCTGGCGATCTCCGACTCCAAGATCGGCCTGATGGACGGCACGTTCGTCGGTGACGTCCTCGGGGCCATCATCAATCCGCTCCTCGGCGGCATCATCAACACGATCATCAACCCTCTCGTGGCGGCCAACGGCCCCATCGACAAGCTGCTCTCCGCGCTGATCTACCCCGTGTTCAAGCTGTTGGGCGTCCAGGTCGCCAAGACCGACGTGACGGCCCCGGGCAGCCCGGACTGCTCGACGGTCAAGCTCGTCGGCTGA
- a CDS encoding rubredoxin codes for MKRFECQQCGFVYDEAEGWPEEDIAPGTRWDDIPDDWTCPDCGAAKADFVMVEL; via the coding sequence ATGAAGCGTTTCGAGTGCCAGCAGTGCGGATTCGTCTACGACGAGGCCGAGGGCTGGCCCGAGGAGGACATCGCACCGGGTACCAGGTGGGACGACATCCCCGACGACTGGACGTGCCCCGACTGCGGTGCGGCCAAGGCCGACTTCGTGATGGTCGAGCTCTGA
- a CDS encoding type II secretion system F family protein, which translates to MLIIGVLLLAGAALMAATAGGVLVLPGRGVQKRVRMLAAPEAATESAWKRIRSDVSADGLFARLTAPTLVRRIERNIVLAGRPVGWTLQRIIVLKPAGAAVGLFFAVVIVSKWSSPFVLLVALAVIVLGYFVPDLLIYNRGVKRQEEMQKTLPDLLDQIVISIEAGVGFEQALIKVAEVGEGPLVDEFVRLLQDVSLGMSRRDAYTALADRTSVDDVRGFAKSIVQAEEYGISVASVVRSQAKEMRLARRMRAEARAQKVPVKILIPLMVCVLPVLFIIVLAPSVVTAYASNG; encoded by the coding sequence ATGTTGATCATCGGAGTCCTCCTCCTCGCAGGCGCCGCGCTCATGGCTGCGACCGCCGGTGGCGTCCTGGTGCTGCCCGGTCGGGGCGTGCAGAAGCGCGTCCGCATGCTGGCCGCCCCCGAGGCCGCGACCGAGAGCGCGTGGAAGCGCATCCGGTCGGACGTCTCGGCCGATGGCCTGTTCGCCCGCCTCACGGCACCGACGCTGGTGCGACGGATCGAGCGCAACATCGTGCTGGCCGGACGTCCGGTCGGCTGGACGCTGCAGCGGATCATCGTGCTCAAGCCCGCGGGCGCTGCGGTGGGACTGTTCTTCGCGGTCGTCATCGTATCGAAGTGGTCGTCGCCCTTCGTCCTGCTGGTCGCCCTGGCAGTGATCGTCCTGGGCTACTTCGTGCCCGACCTGCTGATCTACAACCGTGGCGTCAAGCGCCAGGAGGAGATGCAGAAGACGCTGCCGGACCTGCTCGACCAGATCGTCATCTCGATCGAGGCGGGCGTCGGCTTCGAGCAGGCGCTGATCAAGGTCGCCGAGGTGGGAGAGGGTCCGCTCGTCGACGAGTTCGTCCGGTTGCTGCAGGACGTCTCGCTCGGGATGTCCCGCCGCGACGCGTACACCGCGTTGGCCGATCGCACGTCGGTGGACGACGTGCGGGGCTTCGCCAAGTCGATCGTCCAGGCGGAGGAGTACGGCATCTCGGTGGCGTCGGTCGTGCGCAGCCAGGCCAAGGAGATGCGGCTCGCACGGCGCATGCGGGCCGAGGCCAGGGCGCAGAAGGTCCCGGTCAAGATCCTGATCCCGCTGATGGTCTGCGTCCTGCCTGTCCTGTTCATCATCGTCCTCGCTCCGTCGGTCGTCACTGCTTATGCGAGCAACGGATGA
- a CDS encoding dolichyl-phosphate-mannose--protein mannosyltransferase, with protein MTVLERIPHRVWGWIGPLGITVLAFVLRVWNVGYPNAFVFDETYYAKDAWSLLQHGYVQDFTETANAQIVKGDLTGIMTGEPSWIVHPDGGKWLIALGEQAFGFDSFGWRISGVVIGALTVLVLARLVLRMTGSVVVSCIAALLLTVDGMHFVMSRLALLDIFLAFWIVCGVACVVADRDWIRSRLDRYRFVRPWQLLAGVSFGMACATKWSGVYALAAFGVLAVVWEVMARRKAGPSHGWLRRTLTVGVPAFGSIVVVALLVYLVTWTGFLLHHEVYEARFGHGYGDYSAPWGSYVDRPTTGFLGETRDAFRSLWHFHVMTYGFHTSDLNSATHPYQSNPASWLLQLRPVGADARFDLPASTRCGQAEGSTCIREILILGNPVIWWSGVLALVAAFPLWLRTWSWTWAVPIVAVLVSWLPWFRFDDRPIFSFYAVAFVPFTIVAICLVIHWLLGLATTPRLRYGIGLAVGAFVVAAVVSFWFFHPVYTDDLIPYDSWRDRMWLSRWI; from the coding sequence GTGACGGTCCTGGAACGCATCCCCCACCGCGTCTGGGGGTGGATCGGCCCCCTCGGCATCACGGTGCTGGCATTCGTGCTGCGCGTCTGGAACGTCGGCTACCCCAACGCCTTCGTGTTCGACGAGACGTACTACGCCAAGGACGCCTGGTCGCTGCTGCAGCACGGCTACGTGCAGGACTTCACCGAGACCGCCAACGCCCAGATCGTCAAGGGCGACCTGACCGGCATCATGACCGGCGAGCCGTCGTGGATCGTGCACCCCGACGGCGGCAAGTGGCTCATCGCGCTCGGCGAGCAGGCATTCGGCTTCGACTCCTTCGGGTGGCGCATCTCGGGCGTCGTGATCGGCGCGCTCACGGTGCTGGTGCTGGCCCGCCTGGTGCTGAGGATGACCGGATCGGTCGTGGTGTCGTGCATCGCGGCGCTGCTGCTGACGGTCGACGGCATGCACTTCGTGATGTCCCGTCTGGCGCTGCTCGACATCTTCCTGGCGTTCTGGATCGTGTGCGGCGTGGCCTGCGTCGTGGCCGACCGCGACTGGATCCGCAGTCGCCTCGACCGGTACCGGTTCGTGCGGCCGTGGCAGCTGCTCGCCGGCGTGAGCTTCGGGATGGCCTGCGCCACCAAGTGGAGCGGTGTCTACGCACTCGCAGCGTTCGGCGTGCTCGCCGTCGTGTGGGAGGTCATGGCCCGGCGCAAGGCAGGTCCGAGCCACGGATGGCTGCGCCGCACCCTGACGGTCGGCGTGCCGGCCTTCGGCTCGATCGTCGTCGTGGCCCTGCTCGTCTACCTCGTGACCTGGACCGGGTTCCTGCTGCACCACGAGGTGTACGAGGCCCGCTTCGGGCACGGCTACGGCGACTACTCGGCACCGTGGGGGTCCTACGTCGACCGTCCGACGACGGGCTTCCTGGGCGAGACCCGCGACGCGTTCCGGTCGCTGTGGCACTTCCACGTCATGACCTACGGGTTCCACACCAGCGACCTGAACTCGGCCACGCACCCCTACCAGTCCAATCCGGCCTCGTGGCTCCTGCAGCTGCGCCCGGTCGGGGCGGACGCCCGCTTCGACCTGCCTGCCTCGACCCGGTGCGGACAGGCCGAGGGCAGCACGTGCATCCGCGAGATCCTGATCCTCGGCAACCCCGTCATCTGGTGGAGCGGCGTGCTGGCGCTGGTCGCCGCCTTCCCGCTGTGGCTGCGCACCTGGTCGTGGACGTGGGCCGTCCCGATCGTCGCGGTGCTGGTGAGCTGGCTGCCGTGGTTCCGGTTCGATGACCGTCCGATCTTCTCGTTCTACGCCGTCGCGTTCGTGCCGTTCACGATCGTGGCGATCTGCCTGGTCATCCACTGGCTGCTGGGCCTCGCGACGACTCCCCGGCTCAGGTACGGCATCGGTCTCGCGGTGGGCGCGTTTGTGGTCGCCGCGGTCGTCTCGTTCTGGTTCTTCCACCCCGTCTACACCGACGACCTGATCCCGTACGACTCGTGGCGCGACCGCATGTGGTTGTCGCGCTGGATCTGA
- a CDS encoding PKD domain-containing protein — MTTHRRRRRAALTAVALGAAWLGMAPSPVAAAECPQQLPSCIVVSVVSTSGGQTTVLTEYTVSPADLQPLTDEALNAKPYALRKNPASKGGKVDTRPIAQGQRVTVNTLLKTLDPNLLGTATYLETPNAAGVPAVLSPADLADPDAPDDTDGDGQPDTVYPFVDRLAPAVFVTPSGRLGYIRPLRDADEDTNASDYFQVTGRLDLTVHTTGSLLAPSVTSSNGTELDLDGRTTFSVTFAEKPRTRVVSTTWDFGDGSVKGTKREKPSKSYAERGTYAVAVAVRTSDGSYGRSAPVEVKVAKPPKAPTSGSGGGDGLGGGGGLPAPYDPFDGGLDVPQDVPEELAPDDVPEDVPSAPVDDGLEPVEGYVLAGAELVPGGTPESIPGTQSSTAPAPATQASTRQRIATWTVAALAVLLLVGVGAASESRWLRHRLRHLRRAA; from the coding sequence GTGACCACGCACCGCAGACGTCGTCGTGCTGCGCTCACCGCCGTTGCGCTCGGCGCTGCCTGGCTGGGGATGGCCCCGTCGCCGGTCGCTGCTGCCGAGTGCCCGCAGCAGCTGCCTTCGTGCATCGTCGTCTCCGTCGTCTCGACGTCGGGCGGTCAGACCACGGTGCTGACCGAGTACACCGTGTCGCCGGCCGACCTGCAGCCGCTCACCGACGAGGCCCTCAACGCCAAGCCCTACGCGCTGCGCAAGAACCCGGCGTCGAAGGGCGGCAAGGTCGACACGCGCCCCATCGCCCAGGGCCAGCGGGTGACGGTCAACACGCTGCTGAAGACCCTCGACCCGAACCTGCTCGGCACGGCGACCTATCTCGAGACGCCCAATGCCGCTGGCGTCCCGGCGGTGCTCTCACCGGCCGACCTCGCCGATCCTGACGCCCCCGACGACACCGACGGTGACGGCCAGCCCGACACCGTCTACCCCTTCGTCGACCGGCTCGCGCCTGCGGTGTTCGTGACGCCCAGCGGCCGCCTGGGCTACATCCGGCCCCTGCGCGACGCGGATGAGGACACCAACGCGTCCGACTACTTCCAGGTGACCGGGCGGCTCGACCTGACGGTGCACACGACCGGCAGCCTCCTGGCACCGTCCGTCACGTCGAGCAACGGCACCGAGCTCGACCTCGACGGCCGGACGACGTTCTCGGTCACGTTCGCCGAGAAGCCGCGGACGCGGGTCGTCAGCACGACGTGGGACTTCGGCGACGGATCCGTCAAGGGCACCAAGCGCGAGAAGCCGTCCAAGTCGTATGCCGAACGGGGCACCTACGCGGTCGCGGTCGCGGTGCGGACGAGCGACGGGTCGTACGGCCGGTCGGCACCGGTCGAGGTCAAGGTCGCGAAGCCGCCCAAGGCACCGACGAGCGGCTCCGGCGGCGGCGACGGGCTGGGCGGTGGTGGCGGGTTGCCCGCTCCGTACGACCCGTTCGACGGCGGCCTCGACGTGCCCCAAGACGTCCCGGAAGAACTCGCGCCCGACGACGTCCCCGAGGACGTGCCGTCCGCACCCGTCGACGACGGCCTCGAACCGGTCGAGGGATACGTGCTCGCCGGGGCCGAGCTCGTCCCCGGCGGTACCCCCGAGTCGATCCCGGGCACCCAGTCGTCGACGGCTCCCGCCCCGGCCACCCAAGCATCCACCCGTCAGCGCATCGCGACCTGGACAGTGGCCGCACTCGCAGTGCTGCTGCTGGTGGGCGTGGGCGCTGCCAGCGAGAGCCGCTGGCTCCGACACCGACTGCGCCACCTCAGGAGAGCCGCATGA
- a CDS encoding DUF2149 domain-containing protein — protein MIKVTPRARVHQDRAGDPLDGLVNMFDIGIVLAVGFLLAALSSLGLSDAVNENGLTKPTLDSIPLKPGQTLEPVPSEGVKTEGRGTPVGTVYRLADGRLVYVTGDGSTAPVSPDAGSSDPDTAPDQDEQPDDVPDELTPDLQGELPAPDFPTTAP, from the coding sequence GTGATCAAGGTGACGCCGCGTGCGCGCGTGCACCAGGACCGCGCGGGTGACCCGCTCGACGGCCTGGTCAACATGTTCGACATCGGCATCGTGCTGGCGGTCGGGTTCCTCCTCGCGGCGCTGTCGTCGCTGGGCCTGTCGGACGCGGTCAACGAGAACGGCCTGACCAAGCCGACGCTCGACTCGATCCCGCTCAAGCCCGGCCAGACCCTCGAGCCGGTGCCGAGCGAGGGCGTCAAGACGGAGGGCCGGGGCACACCGGTCGGCACGGTCTACCGTCTCGCCGACGGCCGTCTGGTCTACGTGACCGGCGACGGGTCCACGGCTCCCGTCAGCCCCGACGCCGGCTCGTCCGACCCCGACACCGCGCCCGACCAGGACGAGCAGCCCGACGACGTGCCGGACGAGCTGACGCCCGACCTGCAGGGCGAGCTGCCGGCCCCCGACTTTCCGACCACGGCCCCGTAG
- a CDS encoding alkane 1-monooxygenase, giving the protein MTIEATVDGTTVQWRDRKRYLWIIGAIVPLIPVSMWGLHVLTGSTVVWYFGPFFLFVIVPLADLVAGRDGENPPDEVLEQLEDDRYYRWVTYLFIPAQIGGLIWGSYLLGGGTLPGIDEPLSVAARIGLALGLGMVAGIGINTAHELGHKKEEYERWFARAALAQTFYGHFFIEHNRGHHVRVATPEDPASGRLGETVWEFMPRTVVGSLKSAWSLEKKRFGRLKTSHWSLKNDVLNAWAFSVVLWGGLMIAFGWQIFPYLVLQAVAGIWLLESVNYLEHYGMKRQRLESGRYERVNPSHSWNSNNIGTNVLLYHLQRHSDHHANPTRRYQALRDFKEAPVLPTGYAGMIVLSWVPQVWRRIMDDKVVRHYDGDLSRTNLHPRTAAAYERRYGKVA; this is encoded by the coding sequence ATGACGATCGAGGCAACCGTCGACGGCACGACCGTCCAGTGGCGTGACCGCAAGCGATACCTGTGGATCATCGGGGCGATCGTGCCGCTGATCCCCGTGAGCATGTGGGGGTTGCACGTCCTCACCGGGTCGACCGTGGTGTGGTACTTCGGCCCGTTCTTCCTGTTCGTCATCGTGCCGCTCGCCGACCTCGTCGCCGGTCGTGACGGCGAGAACCCGCCCGACGAGGTGCTCGAGCAGCTCGAGGACGACCGCTACTACCGCTGGGTGACCTACCTGTTCATCCCGGCGCAGATCGGCGGACTGATCTGGGGCAGCTACCTGCTCGGCGGCGGCACGCTGCCCGGCATCGACGAGCCGCTGTCGGTCGCGGCGCGCATCGGGCTGGCCCTCGGCCTCGGCATGGTGGCGGGCATCGGCATCAACACGGCGCACGAGCTGGGCCACAAGAAGGAGGAGTACGAGCGCTGGTTCGCTCGCGCCGCCCTCGCCCAGACGTTCTACGGCCACTTCTTCATCGAGCACAACCGCGGCCACCACGTCCGCGTCGCCACCCCGGAGGACCCCGCGAGCGGTCGCCTCGGCGAGACCGTGTGGGAGTTCATGCCGCGCACCGTCGTCGGCAGCCTGAAGAGTGCGTGGAGCCTGGAGAAGAAGCGCTTCGGACGTCTCAAGACGTCCCACTGGTCGCTCAAGAACGACGTGCTCAACGCCTGGGCGTTCTCGGTCGTGCTGTGGGGCGGGCTGATGATCGCCTTCGGCTGGCAGATCTTCCCGTACCTCGTGCTGCAGGCCGTCGCGGGCATCTGGCTGCTCGAGTCGGTCAACTACCTCGAGCACTACGGCATGAAGCGCCAGAGGCTCGAGTCGGGCCGCTACGAGCGGGTCAACCCGAGCCACAGCTGGAACTCCAACAACATCGGCACCAACGTCCTGCTCTACCACCTCCAGCGGCACAGCGACCACCACGCCAACCCCACGCGTCGCTACCAGGCGCTGCGCGACTTCAAGGAGGCCCCCGTGCTGCCGACGGGCTACGCCGGGATGATCGTGCTGAGCTGGGTCCCGCAGGTCTGGCGCCGCATCATGGACGACAAGGTCGTGCGCCACTACGACGGCGACCTGTCCCGCACCAACCTGCACCCACGCACGGCCGCCGCCTACGAGCGCCGGTACGGGAAGGTCGCCTGA